One region of Polynucleobacter sp. Adler-ghost genomic DNA includes:
- a CDS encoding DNA topoisomerase III, translating to MATKASTKKNSPKTSAVDHPKALIIAEKPSVANDIAKALGGFTKYEDYFENDDFVISSAVGHLLEIAAPEEFDVKRGKWSFANLPVVPPYFDLRPIAKTESRLKVLQKLIKRKDINELINACDAGREGELIFRLIAQHAKAPQAIKRLWLQSMTPAAIRDGFASLRSDTDMQPLADAARCRSEADWLVGINGTRAMTAFNSKSGGFFLTTVGRVQTPTLSIVVEREELIRKFISKDYWEVKAEFIAAAGVYEGRWFDPKFKKDAATPDTRENRLWSEAAAQSIVAACRDKKASVKEEAKPATQLAPQLFDLTSLQREANARFGFSAKNTLGLAQALYERHKVLTYPRTDAKALPEDYLDTVKQTLENLAENAQEYRAFAKQILQGDPKDPKAKAGYGWIKPNKRIFDNSKISDHFAIIPTLESPKSLSEPEQKLYDLVVRRFLAVFYPAAEFRVTTRITEASGHHFKTEGRVLVTPGWLTVYGRSNQADDELVAVQEGETVQNESIAAIPLKTKPPARYTEATLLSAMESAGKWVDDDEMREAMAEKGLGTPATRAAIIEGLLAEKYMVREARELIPTAKAFQLMTLLRGLDVEELTRPDLTGSWENKLSLIERGEMNRDTFMQEIAQMTQRIVKRAKEYDSDTIPGDYATMSTPCPHCKGAVKENYRRFACEKCGFTISKTPGGRAFEYPEVEELLREKTIGPLQGFRSKMGRPFAAIIKLSEIPEDDTDYPNAGFKLEFDFGNTQEDESEAIDFTGRQALGVCPKCSGAVYEDGMRYLCERNTGPDKSCDFKTGKVVLQQEISAEQVQKLLTEGKTDLLTNFKSNRTGRGFKAYLALGPDGKIGFEFEAKAPKAGAAAKAPAKKRAGASAATKSVAKPKRVSKAKSSAST from the coding sequence GTGGCAACTAAAGCATCTACCAAAAAAAATAGTCCTAAGACTTCAGCGGTTGATCACCCTAAAGCCCTGATCATTGCGGAGAAACCTTCCGTTGCGAATGACATTGCCAAAGCTTTGGGTGGCTTCACTAAATATGAAGACTATTTCGAGAACGATGACTTTGTCATCTCCTCTGCAGTTGGCCATCTATTGGAAATTGCCGCACCTGAAGAATTTGATGTCAAACGCGGTAAATGGTCGTTTGCAAATCTTCCGGTTGTACCGCCCTATTTTGACTTACGCCCGATCGCCAAAACTGAATCGCGGCTGAAGGTCTTGCAAAAACTCATTAAGCGTAAAGACATTAATGAACTCATTAATGCATGTGATGCTGGACGCGAAGGTGAGTTGATCTTCCGCTTAATTGCACAGCATGCAAAAGCACCGCAGGCTATCAAACGTCTGTGGTTGCAATCCATGACGCCAGCAGCGATTCGTGATGGCTTTGCCTCCCTGCGCAGCGACACCGATATGCAACCTCTCGCAGATGCGGCACGCTGCCGCTCTGAAGCGGATTGGCTTGTTGGTATCAACGGCACACGGGCGATGACCGCGTTTAACAGCAAGAGCGGTGGATTTTTTCTAACAACAGTTGGTCGAGTACAGACGCCAACACTATCAATCGTGGTTGAGCGTGAAGAACTCATTCGGAAATTTATCTCCAAAGATTATTGGGAGGTGAAGGCAGAATTTATTGCTGCAGCCGGCGTATATGAAGGACGCTGGTTTGATCCTAAGTTTAAGAAAGATGCCGCAACTCCTGATACTCGTGAGAATCGCCTCTGGAGTGAAGCTGCTGCCCAAAGTATTGTGGCTGCGTGTCGCGATAAAAAAGCGAGCGTCAAAGAAGAAGCCAAACCAGCAACTCAATTAGCACCACAATTATTTGATTTAACTAGCCTACAACGTGAGGCAAATGCACGCTTTGGCTTCTCTGCTAAGAATACTTTAGGTTTAGCCCAAGCACTTTATGAGCGCCATAAAGTGCTGACCTATCCACGAACCGATGCTAAGGCCCTGCCTGAAGATTATTTGGATACCGTCAAGCAGACCCTGGAAAACCTGGCTGAAAACGCACAAGAATATCGCGCCTTCGCCAAACAAATCTTGCAAGGCGATCCCAAGGATCCAAAAGCCAAAGCAGGATATGGTTGGATTAAGCCAAACAAACGCATTTTTGATAACTCAAAAATATCTGATCACTTTGCGATCATTCCAACCCTAGAGTCTCCAAAGAGCCTCAGTGAGCCTGAGCAAAAGCTATATGACTTGGTTGTCCGTCGCTTCTTGGCGGTGTTTTATCCTGCAGCCGAATTCCGCGTCACTACTCGCATCACCGAGGCATCGGGACATCACTTTAAAACTGAAGGTCGCGTACTTGTCACGCCGGGTTGGCTAACGGTATACGGCAGATCGAACCAAGCGGATGACGAGTTGGTGGCAGTACAAGAAGGTGAAACCGTCCAAAATGAATCTATTGCGGCGATCCCACTAAAAACTAAGCCGCCAGCGCGCTATACCGAAGCAACCTTGTTATCGGCAATGGAAAGTGCTGGTAAGTGGGTGGATGATGATGAAATGCGTGAAGCGATGGCCGAAAAAGGTTTGGGCACACCCGCAACTCGCGCTGCCATCATTGAAGGCCTGCTGGCAGAGAAATATATGGTGCGCGAAGCACGAGAGCTAATACCTACCGCCAAAGCATTCCAATTGATGACACTCTTGCGTGGCTTAGATGTTGAAGAGCTAACAAGGCCCGATCTCACAGGTAGCTGGGAAAACAAACTTTCCCTGATTGAGCGTGGTGAGATGAATCGCGATACCTTCATGCAAGAAATTGCACAAATGACGCAGCGCATTGTCAAGCGCGCTAAGGAGTATGACAGCGATACTATTCCGGGCGACTATGCGACTATGTCTACGCCGTGCCCTCATTGTAAGGGTGCCGTTAAAGAAAACTACCGCCGCTTTGCATGCGAGAAATGTGGATTTACGATTAGCAAAACTCCGGGTGGCCGTGCATTTGAATATCCTGAGGTAGAAGAGCTGCTGCGTGAAAAAACGATTGGGCCACTGCAAGGATTCCGCAGCAAGATGGGTAGGCCATTTGCAGCCATTATTAAGTTAAGTGAAATTCCTGAAGATGATACTGATTATCCAAACGCAGGCTTTAAGCTTGAGTTTGATTTTGGCAACACTCAAGAGGATGAATCTGAAGCTATCGACTTTACTGGCCGGCAAGCCTTAGGCGTATGTCCAAAGTGCTCTGGTGCTGTATACGAAGATGGCATGCGCTACTTATGTGAAAGAAACACCGGTCCAGACAAGTCATGTGATTTCAAAACCGGTAAGGTCGTTTTGCAACAAGAAATTTCTGCAGAGCAAGTTCAAAAACTGCTTACCGAGGGCAAAACTGATTTGCTAACCAACTTCAAATCTAACCGTACTGGCCGTGGTTTTAAGGCTTATCTTGCCTTGGGTCCGGATGGCAAAATTGGTTTTGAGTTTGAAGCTAAGGCGCCCAAAGCGGGGGCTGCAGCTAAAGCTCCGGCAAAGAA